aaatgAGCAGCAAAATACTTGACAAAGAAGTAAATTAGTGGTATTGAGCCCCAGCATCCATAAGTGCACAAACCAGACCAGGAAAAGCAAGTTTCACTGGCTACCACCATATTTTTGAGAAGCAACATTTCCACTAGTTTTCTTCGGAAGGAGCTGAGAAGGGATATTCGGCATAACCCCGCCTTGAGGAATGGTCACACAGGCAAAGAGCTTGTTCAGCTCATCATCATTCCTCACAGCCAGCTGAATGTGCCTGGGCAGGATCCTTGTCTTCTTGTTTTCATGAGCAGCATTCCCGGCCAGCTCCAGGACCTCTGCTGTCACGTACTCCATCACTGCAGCCAGGTAGATGGCAGCGCCAGAGCCAATCCTGCCAGCGTAGTTCCCTCTCCGCAGGAGCCTATAGACACGGCCCACAGGGAACTGCAGACCTGCCCTGGCTGATTTGCTCTTATTGGATGCACTTCTAGGGCTGCCAGCCACTGCTTGTTTCT
The nucleotide sequence above comes from Molothrus aeneus isolate 106 chromosome 2, BPBGC_Maene_1.0, whole genome shotgun sequence. Encoded proteins:
- the LOC136571412 gene encoding histone H2A-like gives rise to the protein MSGRGKKQAVAGSPRSASNKSKSARAGLQFPVGRVYRLLRRGNYAGRIGSGAAIYLAAVMEYVTAEVLELAGNAAHENKKTRILPRHIQLAVRNDDELNKLFACVTIPQGGVMPNIPSQLLPKKTSGNVASQKYGGSQ